In Kitasatospora sp. NA04385, a single genomic region encodes these proteins:
- a CDS encoding nuclear transport factor 2 family protein: MTIAVDKLSDPAVRRLIGAVNSGDREAFFATLTEDATMSDDGSERDLADWVDREIFSSHGHIEVQTEKSGGRALVADYRNDTWGEMRTAWRFTVTPEGRVSRFETGQA, from the coding sequence ATGACCATCGCCGTCGACAAGCTCTCCGACCCGGCCGTCCGCCGCCTGATCGGCGCCGTGAACTCCGGCGACCGGGAGGCCTTCTTCGCCACCCTCACCGAGGACGCCACGATGTCCGACGACGGCTCCGAGCGCGACCTGGCGGACTGGGTCGACCGGGAGATCTTCTCCTCGCACGGGCACATCGAGGTGCAGACCGAGAAGTCCGGCGGCCGCGCCCTGGTCGCCGACTACCGCAACGACACCTGGGGCGAGATGCGCACCGCCTGGCGCTTCACCGTCACCCCGGAGGGCCGGGTCAGCCGGTTCGAGACCGGCCAGGCCTGA
- a CDS encoding serine hydrolase domain-containing protein, protein MQQIQGFVADGFEPVREAFAGNFRQYGELGAAFALYLDGRKVVDLWGGDARPEVGARPAPAVGWQEGTAQVLRSVTKGLTAAAALHLAQRGLLDLDAPVAAYWPEFARAGKERVPVRWLLSHQAGLPALDVPLRIEDVLAWEPAAAAVAAQAPAWEPGTAHGYHPLTFGWLVGEVVRRAGGRSVGRYFAEEVAAPLGLDLWIGLPAAAADRVGRLVDLPAPEAARLGPGGMRMRPKQSVLDAYRDPRSLTARSFGSVRSSVDLNDPAVQAVEVPGAGGIGTARSLARFYAALIGAADRADAPGQRLPALFERETLAEAAGPSVQGPDRVLIVNTAFGQGFFRHGGTSPMASPASFGHPGRGGSLGFADPELGIGFGYVTNGMQPGVTGDVRSRALIAAVRQCLAACG, encoded by the coding sequence ATCCAGCAGATCCAGGGGTTCGTGGCGGACGGGTTCGAGCCGGTCCGGGAGGCCTTCGCGGGCAACTTCCGGCAGTACGGGGAGCTCGGCGCCGCCTTCGCGTTGTACCTGGACGGCCGGAAGGTGGTCGACCTGTGGGGCGGGGACGCCCGGCCGGAGGTCGGGGCCAGACCGGCCCCGGCGGTCGGCTGGCAGGAGGGGACGGCGCAGGTGCTGCGCTCCGTCACCAAGGGGCTGACCGCCGCCGCCGCCCTGCACCTCGCCCAGCGCGGGCTGCTCGACCTGGACGCGCCGGTCGCCGCGTACTGGCCGGAGTTCGCCCGGGCCGGGAAGGAGCGCGTCCCGGTGCGCTGGCTGCTCTCGCACCAGGCCGGGCTGCCCGCGCTGGACGTGCCGCTGCGGATCGAGGACGTGCTGGCCTGGGAGCCGGCCGCCGCGGCCGTCGCCGCCCAGGCCCCCGCCTGGGAGCCCGGCACCGCGCACGGGTACCACCCGCTGACCTTCGGCTGGCTGGTCGGCGAGGTGGTCCGGCGGGCCGGGGGCCGCAGCGTGGGGCGGTACTTCGCGGAGGAGGTCGCCGCCCCGCTCGGCCTGGACCTGTGGATCGGCCTGCCCGCCGCCGCGGCCGACCGGGTCGGCCGGCTGGTCGACCTGCCCGCGCCGGAGGCCGCCAGGCTCGGCCCGGGCGGGATGCGGATGCGCCCCAAGCAGTCCGTGCTGGACGCCTACCGGGACCCGCGCTCGCTGACCGCCCGCTCGTTCGGCTCGGTGCGCAGCAGCGTGGACCTGAACGACCCCGCGGTGCAGGCCGTCGAGGTGCCCGGCGCGGGCGGGATCGGCACCGCCCGCTCGCTGGCCCGGTTCTACGCCGCGCTGATCGGCGCCGCCGACCGGGCCGACGCGCCCGGGCAGCGGCTGCCCGCGCTGTTCGAGCGGGAGACCCTGGCCGAGGCGGCCGGCCCCTCGGTGCAGGGGCCGGACCGGGTGCTGATCGTGAACACCGCCTTCGGGCAGGGCTTCTTCCGGCACGGCGGCACCTCGCCGATGGCCTCCCCGGCGAGCTTCGGCCACCCCGGCCGGGGCGGCTCGCTCGGCTTCGCCGACCCGGAGCTGGGCATCGGCTTCGGCTACGTCACCAACGGCATGCAGCCGGGCGTCACCGGGGACGTCCGCTCCCGGGCGCTGATCGCCGCCGTCCGGCAGTGCCTGGCGGCGTGCGGCTGA
- a CDS encoding NUDIX hydrolase codes for MADMENPATNLDEILDVVDEQDRVLRTAPRSEVYRDGLIHRCVFVLVRDPQGRIFTHRRTDTKAFAPGAHDCFVGGVVGAGEGYPEAAVREAEEELGVSGIRTRPLFRFLYTDGDRHSWWSDVHEADWDGPVQPQESEVAWYDWLTEEQLAERLDTWEFVPDGREAYRRYLARRSTG; via the coding sequence ATGGCCGACATGGAGAACCCCGCAACCAACCTCGACGAGATCCTCGACGTGGTCGACGAGCAGGACCGGGTGCTGCGCACCGCGCCCCGCTCCGAGGTCTACCGCGACGGCCTGATCCACCGCTGCGTCTTCGTCCTGGTCCGCGACCCGCAGGGCCGGATCTTCACCCACCGCCGCACCGACACCAAGGCGTTCGCCCCCGGCGCGCACGACTGCTTCGTCGGCGGCGTGGTCGGCGCCGGCGAGGGCTACCCCGAGGCCGCCGTCCGGGAGGCCGAGGAGGAGCTGGGCGTCAGCGGCATCCGCACCCGCCCGCTGTTCCGCTTCCTGTACACCGACGGCGACCGCCACAGCTGGTGGTCCGACGTCCACGAGGCCGACTGGGACGGCCCGGTGCAGCCGCAGGAGTCGGAGGTCGCCTGGTACGACTGGCTCACCGAGGAGCAGCTCGCCGAACGCCTCGACACCTGGGAGTTCGTCCCCGACGGCCGCGAGGCCTACCGCCGCTACCTGGCCCGGCGCAGCACCGGCTGA
- a CDS encoding TetR/AcrR family transcriptional regulator, translated as MASRTPSAAPRAEEQHSATRAPRRRLSVDERREQLIAVALQLFSDRAPEDVSIDDIAAAAGASRPLVYHYFPGKQALYEEALRRAGRELAGRFEEPGEGALSERLYRVMGRYLDFVQSHAAGFTALLRGGSVVAGPDAGAVIDQVRLAAQEQILRHLGVPDPGPTLRRTVRAWIANAEISSLDWLADKPVPVETLQLHLVQELVAALTVAAAREPELASLLGEFFAAERPDGPTARLVRDLATALASPTLADSLLRLATPPTP; from the coding sequence ATGGCTTCCCGTACGCCGTCCGCGGCCCCCCGCGCGGAGGAACAGCACTCCGCCACCCGTGCGCCCCGGCGGCGGCTGAGCGTCGACGAGCGCCGCGAACAGCTGATCGCGGTGGCGCTCCAGCTGTTCTCGGACCGCGCGCCCGAGGACGTCTCGATCGACGACATCGCCGCCGCCGCGGGCGCCTCCCGCCCGCTGGTGTACCACTACTTCCCCGGCAAGCAGGCCCTGTACGAGGAGGCGCTGCGCCGGGCCGGGCGAGAGCTGGCCGGGCGCTTCGAGGAACCCGGCGAGGGGGCGCTGTCCGAACGCCTGTACCGCGTCATGGGCCGCTACCTCGACTTCGTGCAGTCCCACGCGGCGGGCTTCACCGCGCTGCTGCGCGGCGGCTCGGTCGTCGCCGGCCCCGACGCGGGCGCCGTCATCGACCAGGTCCGGCTGGCCGCGCAGGAGCAGATCCTGCGGCACCTCGGCGTCCCCGACCCCGGCCCCACCCTGCGCCGCACCGTCCGGGCCTGGATCGCCAACGCCGAGATCAGCTCGCTGGACTGGCTCGCCGACAAGCCCGTCCCGGTCGAGACGCTACAGCTCCACCTGGTCCAGGAACTCGTCGCCGCCCTCACCGTCGCCGCCGCCCGCGAGCCCGAACTCGCCTCCCTCCTCGGCGAGTTCTTCGCCGCCGAACGCCCCGACGGCCCCACCGCCCGACTCGTCCGCGACCTCGCCACCGCCCTCGCCTCCCCCACCCTGGCCGACTCCCTCCTCAGACTCGCCACCCCGCCTACCCCCTGA